In Arachis hypogaea cultivar Tifrunner chromosome 7, arahy.Tifrunner.gnm2.J5K5, whole genome shotgun sequence, the genomic window aatcgaagccccgaacgttagctttccaacgcaactgaaaccgtatgatttggacctatgtagctcaagttatgaccgtttaaatgcgaagaggtcaggctgacagctttggcaattcctttagtttcttgtattccttccacttttgcatgcttcctttccatcctctaagccattcctgccctgtaatctctgaaatcacttaacacacatatcacggcatcgaatggtaataagagatgattaaaataaacaaattaaagactctaggaagcaagttttcaatcatagaacaaattctgaaaagaaattgtaaaaccatgcaaatagtatgaataagtgtgcaaaggcttgataaaaacaactcaattgagtacaagataaaccatgaaataggggtttatcatccacctccatactattatatattgttggaaagacctagatgtctactttccaatgcctttcaaagcgcatcatttggagctctacagctcgagttatactccatgaaaggtgaagaggtcagctggccttactacaggttgatactatATTCATCTTCGAAAGTTctggattcctactttccaatgccattggaatcacctcatttggagttttgtagctcaagttattcttgtttgaaaaaGACACGGTCAGGCTGCCAAGTGCTAGCATTAGCACTagcgttagtggcaccaacgtggcTACTAACGCCACAAACTTCTTTGATCCAATATTAGTGCTAGCGTTAATGGCACTAATGTGGCCACTAACGCCACACCTTGCCCTTGGCCAGCATTGCTCCtggcgttagtgtggctaatgcTGCCACTAACGCTGCCTTGTCCATGTTTCTTCTTTTCTCTGCTTCACCTTTTAATCTACTTTCTtctttcatgcttgttttgtgctttttacttcctttttccatcaatttctacaaattgaatcaaaatcaaagatatgAATGTAatatatgacttaagcataaaaacACTTAAAAATTAAGCATGATTAAGTATATTTTGAcgtgaaaaagtatagaaaaatatgacatgatgcgCCGTCATCACACACATCACAATACTATCTTCTTACTTCCTTCCTCTTCACCATACacattcctttttctttctttcctttttctcttagcCAAGGCCGAAGCCTCCTTACCCATTCTCCTCTATCTCTTTTCTTGCTCTTTTATTTtcccttccttgctttcttttcttACTTTGCTCAGAGACAAGtaaaacttttaagtttagtgttgagcGCTCCGCTTTGGTACTTCAATTTTTACTATCTCCacggcacccaagaccggagaatcctacTCAacgaagaggaaagagaaggtgCCTACCTCCGACCCATGTGACTTCACTCGGTTCTCTTCTAAGACACTTGAGTAGCATTTTTATGAGGTCATGCCCAAAAAGAAGGTGATTCTTGGGGTCCGCTTCGATCTAAAGCTGGATGAGTACCTGGAAATCTTATACCAGATTCTGAGACGAGATTGGGAAGTTCTGGCCAATTCTGTGACTGATGTTGGAGTATTGATGGTGCAGGAGTTCTACACCAATACTTAAGTAACATACAAACATGTTAGAAGCGTGAACTTGGAGCCAAAGAATTGGCGCACCATGATCAAAAGGCATATCATGGATTTTAGGATAAAAAAaaagcataattgttattattcGAGGAAAGAAATACCCCATGTAAAGATACAAGTAGTAATCATTACAAAGAATTGTCCAAAAACACACTACGTCAaatgtttaaacaaaaaaaattcaaaaattaaaaaaaaaagttaacgtAAATAGATTTCAgtgccaaaaataaaaaattaataaactcagAACCtattcttaattataaaaatagtctTTTTGGTTGGAATTTTAGGACTTAGATATAAACCCAAACAAACTACAACTAAAATGACCCAAACGTGTTATGTACAaccaaattaaaaatacatatttagcCCAATAATAACATATTTGAATTGGAAATCTAAAAGGAACGAAGTAATTTTAAATATATGCAAATAACTAAATATGTTATTATTTAGTTATTGGAAATAATAAcatatgttattattttatttgtaaattcttcttttagttattgttttaatattaaaatgacaattaatcataaaaagaatttacaaaaatattaatctGCATCATAGGAAAAAAACCTGCAATagttagtatttaattttttttcacatgTAAACCGTAGaccttaaaaaataaataaataaatttgagattaaaattaagaattttttcACTGAACATAGAAATATTCATATATAGATGCGATGAtcgatatatttttatttcagtaTAAAAACATATTGATTGGGAATCAGGAAAAATAAAgatagtttttttaaaatatcaaaacttaaataataagattaaaagaaaaggtgaaAGGGACCcccatattttttttatagtaagaaaaaaataatacttaTCCTAAATTAtgtataagaatataataatcatatGATATTTAGCATTTACAATAATAGTAAAatgtacaaaataataaaactattttGTGTCTGACACTTGAaaataaaaactagaaaaaatccAAAGTAATGAAAATTGGAcacccttttttttattaacttggATAAAATGAATACCCCTGAGAGTGtaaattttatttgtaaaataagTTCATCAGATGCGACAAACAAATAACTACATAATAAACTACATATTATAGACCCAAGTGATGATGAATTTGTCATGGAATCTATTTACAATCAccattcaataaaaaaatagcaaaaaacgaAAAGTTAACCTAAACAGATCCgttaaccaaaataaaaaaagtaagtcAATTCAGGCCCAATCTTAAATGTATAGTTTATTCGGGTGCGACTTTTGGGCTTAGCGTATAAATCCAACTATTACCAAATGGAAAATAAACTCTTGCGTAGGGACAATGGGGGGAAAAGGGATGAGAACCTATGATTCCGAATAGGTGGTACTAACAAAGGGACAAACTAGTTATCGGTCTTAGGCAAAACTCTAGCATTGAGATTATAGTGCATTTCGCCGTGTTAACCCTAAGGTTAAGTTTTTGTTCCCTTGATCTATCCTAGTTCCCATATTTCATTTATTAACTCCGAATCTATCATAGTATCTAGGTAGCAGAGTAGTAAATAAGCACAGATTACAAAAGCATAGATAAATACACAACTGGTACCTCgacatttttagtagtttttatttttctttttcaattgttttcttatactttaaacaaatttattatgttttttagtagaattttaaaactaatcaagTGTTTGGAGTTGTTttagtattattatatttttaggagtttttattcTAAACGTAATCAAGGAGTAATGTTTTTttaacaagaaaatacaaatatggttggtgcgcgaaattagaaCTTGTACAACTTAATCGGCAAGTGCAAcgggtcatctaagtaatacctcaagtgagtgaaggtcgatcccacaaagatgtGTCGGACTGAGCAAGCAATAGTCATTCTGTTGGACTTAGTTAGATAAACAGTAAAAAGGGTTGTTGTTGAGAACACATAAAACAAAGCAATAAAGAACGCAAATAAACTGAGTTGGAATAAAACAATGAtgagaaacagttaaggtctcagagatgtttatctttccagATTAAgacttcttaccaactattttaacaaggagtgattcattctatggcaaaccataAGTGATTAAAACATAATCTCTTAGTGAATTAATCTCCTCCAATCTTCACCCAAAGTCACTCTCGTAGTCATTCAATTCAGATCAGAAGTGAAATTCAGAAAACTAGTTTTAACTCCACAAAAACCTCAATTACCCAAAACTAAaaggattttatgtcacttatccgaTTAGCCCAAATAATTCGCAgtttaggaggagtgttttcaagctatagctcaagcgagataactctctcgagaatcacaagagctcatgtagaataagggtcatactctcgttccacccagattcataagattaagaacaaaaacaacaccttagaattgaatcaaacattaattaaaatagaagaataataatcttaatccatagaaataaacagagctcctaagctTAACTAGGAGGTTTAATTACTCATAACTTTACAAGGAAAACAAGGTTCTGAAAAGATGTGGAAGAAGATATGATCTCCTTAATCCTAAGTGATCTCCTCCTTAAATACTAGCCTAATAATAAATGTTAAACCTAAAAgacttattttaaattataaattacaaagataaaataagataagcctAAGAAATGCTAAAATCCACTTGAAGGCCCAATAGCATGTGAACTGAGCTGTCtggctgacgttgaacgccagtttgggcgttcagtgcctaGGGGGGCTGACAGCTTTTTTGTCTCTTGCTCCAGGCTTCTCCAAACTGGTCTGAGTTTcacctaaaaccataaaaacacaagaaaaactcaaagtagcatccaaaggtgaattttgcactaaaatatcataaaacataataaattataactaaaaacaatataaaaacaactagagaaagggtataagatgctcacacattacaacaccaaatttaaactgttgcttgtcctcaagcaaccaagaACAATATAGAAATAAGGAAGAGAAAACACACAAGATTAGAGTTATCAATCAAGCTCAGGTCTAGTTACTGAATGGGTCTATTAGCACTCTATTTCTGaatagctttggcatctcactatcctttgaagctcaggaaTATTGGCATCCTTTAGAACTAGAattcagatgatattattgattctcttctttaggttcttgttgattcttgaacacatcttttatcttcttttggtgctttgtacctttgagcctagccgtgcctctaagtattttgtttttaaGTTTAACTTGAttcataaacaccacaagcacttaactgggggaaccctttggattcgacTTTTGCTTTACTTTTATTCccaaacagtggtgctcaaagccttaaGCGTACTCTTTACAGCATTGGGTCATGACTTTAAGTGCTCAGTCTCAAGgtttacttgacactttcacaccacaagcatatagttaggaaaaaccactcttttgagcttttagatcaattttgacccccctaaccattgatgctcaaagtcttggacctttttcttttgatttttctttttattttctttttgctgtttcttttgcttcaagaatcaatctttttattatttcagaaaatcaataatatttctctaagtTCTTATTCCTTAAGAATCAATATactcaacttcaatatcaaatatgcacagttaattcatatattcaaaaaataaagataaggccaccacatcaaagtaaatagaataactcataatataactcAAGATCTTGTACATCTTACTACTtcttttttaatagatttttctTTTAAACTTGATGCGGAATACATAAGACATCTTTAAATAAAACCTACTATTAGAAAACAAAGAAATCCTAAAAGTGATCATACAACTAGAATAGAAAatagataacaaaataaaatactagGAAGAAAATTAATAAAGATAGGGAGAATGAAATTGGACCCCCTCAGTAATGGTGGCTACTGCTCAATGTCACGCTCCAGCCTCCTCTACTCCTCTATCAATCTCCTTTAATATCCATCATCTGATGGAGGATAGCAGATTGGTCCTGATGCTCCAGCCTCAACTAATCAACTGGTGATGCTAGCTCCCCTAAAGATGTGGTCAACTGATCCCAGTAGTCACAATGGgggaagtacatcccttgagacatctctGGAATATCCAGTGGTGAAACCGGCTCTTGTTGTGGTCCTTGCGTGCTTCATACCCTTCCCTGTGATGGGTCTCTCCTTGTCAACCAAGGTATCTCCCTCTATGTGAGCTCTAGCTGCTGCATATAAGTAGTGAAAGAGATGAGGGAATGCCATCCTTGTTTGAgtggaaggcttgtcagctactttgtaaatctcttgggggatcacctcatgtacctccacctcattgCCGAGCATAATGCAgtaaatcatcactgctctctcgACTGTAACCTCAGAGCGATTACTCGTAGGTATGATAGaatgttggatgaactccaaccatcccctagccactggcttAAGGTCAAGCCTACCCAGTTGGTAAGGATTACCTTGAGCATCCCTGTTCTACTGAGCTCCAGGCACGCCTATATCAACAAGAACTTGATCCAGCCTTTGGTCAGTGTTGACCCTTCGAGTGTACGACTGAGGGTCATTTCGTGCCTCGGGTAACTGTAGCACCACCCTCACACTTTCAGGGCTCAAATCTATTATATGCCCTCTGACCACGGTGCGCCAGTTTTTTGGCTCTGGGTTCACACTTTTATCTTGCTTCTTTGTGACCCAGGCATTGTCATAAAACTTCTGCACCATCAGCACTCCCACCTCAGTCACGGGATTGCCCAGAATTTCCCAATCCTGTCTCAGAACTTGGTACAATATCTACGAGTACTCATTTTCCTTCatcttgaaggggacctcgggaatcaccctcttcttcctcaccacGTCATAGAAATAGTCTTGATGTGCCTTGGTGAGGAATCTTGTGGTCTCCCATGGCTCGAAAGCGAAAGCGAgggcttttccttttctttttcttgaggactCTCCGATTTTTGGTGCCATAGAGGTAAGATATAAGAAGAAAAAAGTGgagcttccaacaccaaacttaaatatttgctcgtccctgagcaaaaagaaatacaagaaaataaaaaatatagaaaatagaagaaaagagaggggatAGGGTATAGCCTTCGGCCTTGGGAGGGAAGAAAAggataaataaagaaaaggaatGTGTATGATGAAGAATGTGTAAGAGGGGAAGAGTAGTGAAGGTGTGGTAAAGGTGGATGAactgaggggtatttataggagtgaagAGGGTGTGGGTTCGGTCATGGGGAGGGAAAAATCGtgggaaatttgaatttgaatgtgaaTAGGGTTGgtgggaagagaaattgatggGATTGAAGAGAGGTTATTAGGTAGAGTGAAAGGTGGGGTGCGGGAATCAAGGGAATTGatgggtgatggcattgatgaaTGTGGATAGAAAAGTGGGTGATAGGGGAAAGAGAATGGATAATAGTGAACAAATGATGAGGTGGTGGGTGGTTGGAAGTATCCAATGGCCTAAaagcttcaaaattcaaatatgctGCCTCCCTCTTGGGCGTTTAGTGCTGGGCTGGGTGGACCAAAAATTGGTCCTGGACTACTTCTGTATGGACGTTAAACTCTCAAGGTTCCATCCCccttctggcgctgaacgccagatctagcattcaatgccagcaaggGCATCCTCTAGGGTGTTCTATTTACTTGTTACGCATTTCTCTTTCTGATCTATGtgctacacatgatcacaaacgttagaaaaaggagaaaaactatgaaaatcaatagaaaataaaatcatatgaaatcaaatttaaataaactaaaataacataaaagaaagtaaaattaaACTATAGGATaggtaaggttgggttgcctcccatcaagcgcttctttactgtcattagcttgacggaccGCTCCTTTACGGAGGTTCATAGAGGCTTATATCTTCACCACTCATGGTGAACTTCCTTTCTGTGCTCTCATGAATCAGTtcaacatgctctagagacaggattcGGTTTACAGTGTATGGTATGACTAGACTTCTTGTGAAGACTACTCTCATGGCAGGTGACAAGTCCTCTGCTGGAATCTTCTTATTCCTCCAGCCTTTTGGTACTTTCTTTTTGGTGCCTCCTTCCTCAATGGTTGGTGGTgaatgcccaacaccaaacttaggtttaatGTCGGGGGTGCTCTGTATGGCTTTCCAATGAGCGAGAAGGTTGAAACACTAATTGTTGTATTGTAGTACCTCCTTTATCCGAGAGAGAGTGAGGGTTGGGCATCTTAAATATTATATGGTCCTCCTATAGCCTCAGAAATAACTCTCCTTTCTTGACATCAATCAAGTCCTTCCCAGTAGCTAGGAAGGGCCTTCCTATGATGATGGAGTCGTTCTTGTCCTCTCCAGTGTCAAGTATCACGAAGTCTGCAGggaggtaaaggtcttcaacctttacaagGACATTCTCTACCATTCCATATGCCCGCTTCAGGGACTTTTCTGCCCATTCCAGTGATATCCTTGTGGGTTGTACCTCTTGGATCCCCAGCTTCATCATCACAAAGAgaggcattagatttatgcttgatcCAAGGTCGCATAGTGCCTTCTCAAATGTAATGGTTCCTATAGTGTAGGGAATCAGGAAGCTTCCAGGATCTGGCATTTTTGGAGGTAGCTTCTTTTGCAATAATGCACTGTATTCCTTGGTCAGCACCACAGTTTCATCTCCCCTTAGGGTCATCTTCTCAAAAATCACACTTT contains:
- the LOC112701402 gene encoding uncharacterized protein, producing the protein MTLRGDETVVLTKEYSALLQKKLPPKMPDPGSFLIPYTIGTITFEKALCDLGSSINLMPLFVMMKLGIQEVQPTRISLEWAEKSLKRAYGMVENVLVKVEDLYLPADFVILDTGEDKNDSIIIGRPFLATGKDLIDVKKGELFLRL